From Cellulomonas dongxiuzhuiae, the proteins below share one genomic window:
- a CDS encoding NUDIX hydrolase — MKASSPAPVQAAGALVWRLRAGHLQVALVHRPRYRDWSWPKGKLDPGENAPVAAVREVEEETGMAVVLGLPLPGLEYRLSDGRQKVVHYWAARVGGRGDDAPLGARPPVRHAARTEIDAWEWFDVEDAARRVTRGADRRPLDSLVEAHARGRLRTRALVVARHGQARKRSLWGGEEADRPLTGLGLRQAAAAVPVLAAFGVGRVVTSRWERCTATVAPYAAAAGLEPQVADVLTEARHDESPARVGAMVRELIESPTDTVVCTHRPVLPTVLGVLAEHSRRHVADALPRENPFLAPAELLVAHTGPTPRGARVLAVERHTSSATAD, encoded by the coding sequence GTGAAGGCGTCCTCCCCCGCACCCGTCCAGGCCGCCGGCGCCCTCGTCTGGCGGCTGCGCGCGGGCCACCTGCAGGTGGCCCTCGTGCACCGCCCGCGCTACCGCGACTGGTCGTGGCCCAAGGGCAAGCTCGACCCGGGCGAGAACGCGCCGGTCGCGGCCGTGCGCGAGGTGGAGGAGGAGACCGGCATGGCGGTCGTCCTGGGCCTCCCCCTGCCCGGTCTGGAGTACCGCTTGTCCGACGGCCGCCAGAAGGTCGTCCACTACTGGGCGGCACGCGTCGGCGGTCGCGGCGACGACGCGCCGCTCGGCGCCCGGCCACCGGTGCGGCACGCCGCCCGCACGGAGATCGACGCGTGGGAGTGGTTCGACGTGGAGGACGCCGCACGTCGCGTGACGCGCGGTGCGGACCGGCGCCCCCTGGACTCGCTCGTCGAGGCGCACGCGCGCGGACGGCTGCGCACGCGGGCCCTCGTCGTCGCGCGTCACGGGCAGGCGCGCAAGCGCAGCCTGTGGGGCGGCGAGGAGGCGGACCGGCCGCTGACGGGCCTGGGCCTGCGGCAGGCGGCGGCCGCGGTGCCGGTCCTGGCGGCGTTCGGCGTCGGGCGGGTCGTCACGAGCCGGTGGGAGCGGTGCACCGCGACGGTCGCCCCCTACGCGGCGGCCGCGGGCCTGGAGCCACAGGTGGCCGACGTGCTCACGGAGGCACGGCACGACGAGTCGCCCGCGCGTGTCGGCGCGATGGTCCGCGAGCTGATCGAGAGCCCCACCGACACCGTGGTGTGCACCCACCGGCCGGTGCTGCCGACGGTGCTGGGTGTGCTCGCCGAGCACAGCCGCCGCCACGTCGCCGACGCCCTGCCGCGCGAGAACCCGTTCCTCGCGCCGGCCGAGCTGCTCGTCGCGCACACCGGCCCCACACCGCGCGGTGCCCGCGTGCTGGCGGTCGAGCGCCACACCTCGTCCGCGACGGCGGACTGA